In the Phaseolus vulgaris cultivar G19833 chromosome 7, P. vulgaris v2.0, whole genome shotgun sequence genome, one interval contains:
- the LOC137829441 gene encoding F-box/kelch-repeat protein At3g23880-like, whose amino-acid sequence MEILCRLSVKDLLRLKRVSKGWNHLISDSTFVKLHLQRSSKNTHILLTFHDYFYTKRRNFAIVCPVQDLLDNPNSTLETLSHKYRPFDRNYSILGVCNGLVCLGDYNCEFKEYWVRFGNPATRIMSKNSPHVRLNPDHYNYPYMFMIGFGYDDWSDTYQVVFLDNNRKNSQKLDVRVYCSGDKCWRKTFTCDAVPTLTGLGTCVSGTLNWLVFPKSCSDGKQLGTVKMSELEIFSYHLKKETCSYFSVPDGTSEVLPFLPALVTLKGCLGLSHINGHYLVVWLKREFSDEKSWSKLLNLYNPICDDLEILYMCENDNVVVLANTNKGEFILYNIREKRIDGRQKYNKFKMNLFSYDYVQSLVLPYRN is encoded by the coding sequence ATGGAAATTTTGTGCAGGCTTTCTGTGAAGGATCTCCTGCGATTGAAGCGCGTTTCAAAAGGGTGGAATCACCTCATCTCTGATTCTACATTTGTGAAACTGCACCTTCAACGCTCCTCCAAAAACACTCACATCCTATTGACCTTCCATGATTACTTTTACACAAAAAGAAGGAATTTTGCCATAGTTTGCCCGGTACAAGATTTACTTGACAACCCAAATTCCACCCTTGAAACTTTAAGTCACAAATATCGTCCATTTGACCGTAATTACAGTATCTTGGGTGTTTGCAATGGCTTGGTTTGTTTAGGAGATTATAACTGTGAATTTAAAGAATACTGGGTTCGGTTTGGGAATCCAGCCACAAGGATCATGTCTAAAAATTCTCCACATGTTCGTCTTAATCCCGACCATTATAACTATCCTTACATGTTTATGATTGGGTTTGGGTACGATGATTGGAGTGACACCTACCAAGTTGTGTTTTTAGATAATAATAGGAAAAATTCGCAGAAACTGGATGTAAGAGTTTATTGTTCAGGAGATAAATGCTGGAGAAAAACTTTTACTTGTGATGCTGTTCCCACTCTGACTGGGCTTGGAACTTGTGTGAGTGGCACTTTAAACTGGTTAGTATTTCCCAAATCTTGTTCTGATGGTAAACAACTAGGAACTGTTAAAATGAGCGAGTTAGAAATATTTTCTTACCATCTAAAGAAGGAGACATGTAGTTATTTCTCTGTGCCTGATGGCACTTCAGAAGTCTTGCCTTTTCTGCCTGCTCTTGTGACTTTGAAGGGTTGTTTGGGTCTTTCTCATATTAATGGCCATTATTTGGTTGTTTGGCTAAAGAGGGAGTTTAGTGATGAAAAATCTTGGTCAAAGTTGCTTAATCTCTATAATCCCATTTGCGATGACTTGGAGATTCTTTATATGTGTGAGAATGATAACGTTGTGGTGCTTGCAAACACAAATAAAGGAGAATTTATTCTGTACAACATTAGAGAGAAAAGAATAGATGGTCGTCAAAAATACAACAAATTCAAAATGAATCTTTTCTCTTATGATTATGTTCAGAGTTTGGTTTTACCGTATCgaaattaa
- the LOC137829442 gene encoding F-box/kelch-repeat protein At3g23880-like, translating to MSSSSQCSAVFPEELMIDIMSRVPVKDLMRFSCTSKWMNHLILDRAFVKLHLQRCSKNTNILLTTVDYENNETMYCAASCSLQSLSQNPSSTIDYYCHRFNNHNYTVLGVCNGLVCLQSDTYLVVFLDNKSHKIEVSVHSLGDSCWRNILSCDALVTLGLSGAYVCGTINWLGAPKSGFRYEGENFMNKLKIFSYNVKNEKYNYLSMPDVRCEGSPDAPVIAVFNGCLWFSYRQGTRFLGWTMREFGVAKSWTLLLNINYEDLHIHVPYGMPIIPVILCISENDDVLLGSYGTAEFFLYNKKDNRIDRYELFNDNMFCCFSHDCVQSLVLPYPN from the coding sequence atgtcttcatcatCTCAATGTTCTGCAGTTTTTCCTGAAGAACTGATGATAGATATTATGTCAAGGGTTCCAGTGAAGGATCTCATGCGATTCAGTTGCACTTCAAAATGGATGAACCATCTCATCTTAGATCGTGCATTTGTTAAACTACACCTTCAAAGGTGTTCCAAAAACACTAACATCTTATTAACCACAGTAGACTACGAGAACAATGAAACCATGTATTGTGCTGCATCATGTTCTTTACAAAGTTTATCTCAAAATCCATCATCTACCATTGATTATTATTGTCATCGATTCAACAACCACAATTACACTGTCTTGGGTGTATGCAACGGCTTGGTTTGCTTGCAAAGTGACACTTACCTAGTTGTTTTTTTGGATAATAAATCGCATAAAATAGAGGTTAGTGTTCATTCTTTAGGTGACAGTTGTTGGAGAAATATCTTAAGTTGTGATGCTTTGGTCACGTTGGGTTTGAGTGGAGCTTATGTGTGTGGTACTATAAACTGGTTAGGAGCTCCCAAATCCGGTTTTCGTTATGAAGGGGAAAATTTCATgaataagttaaaaatattttcttacaaTGTGAAGAATGAGAAATACAATTATTTGTCAATGCCCGATGTTCGTTGTGAAGGGTCCCCTGATGCTCCTGTAATTGCGGTTTTTAATGGATGTTTGTGGTTTTCTTATCGTCAAGGGACACGATTTCTTGGTTGGACAATGAGAGAGTTTGGAGTTGCAAAATCATGGACATTGTTGCTGAATATAAATTATGAAGATCTTCACATTCATGTTCCTTATGGCATGCCAATTATTCCAGTGATTTTGTGCATATCTGAGAATGATGATGTTTTGCTTGGAAGCTATGGTACTGCAGAATTCTTTCTATACAATAAGAAAGATAATAGGATAGATCGTTATGAACTTTTCAATGACAACATGTTTTGTTGTTTCTCGCATGATTGTGTTCAGAGTTTGGTTTTGCCATATCCAAATTAA
- the LOC137830408 gene encoding putative expansin-B14: MSPTHKPAFSHSLNLLASLSILLVVPSSCFNPKKIANASIDSSNWSPGVATWYGPANGDGSEGGACGYGSTVGVPPFSSMIAAGSPPLFESGKGCGSCYQVKCRGNEACSGKPVRVVITDLCPECEAAHFDLSGAAFGAMAVPGQGNQLRNAGKIVIEYSKVECEYRGMSIAFRVDSGSNQEYFAVMVEYEEGDGELDKVELKEESAGSWIPMQKSWGAVWKFNKGSPLRAPLSIKLTNFRSRKTVVASNVIPHGWTPGHTYRSNVNF; encoded by the exons ATGTCTCCTACACATAAACCTGCATTCTCTCATTCACTCAATCTTTTGGCTTCACTTTCAATACTCCTAGTGGTCCCTTCCTCTTGTTTCAACCCCAAAAAAATTGCTAATGCTTCCATTGATTCATCCAATTGGTCACCTGGTGTGGCTACTTGGTATGGACCTGCCAATGGGGATGGAAGTGAAG GTGGTGCTTGTGGTTATGGCAGCACTGTTGGGGTGCCTCCATTCTCATCAATGATAGCAGCAGGAAGCCCTCCATTGTTTGAATCAGGCAAAGGCTGTGGTTCTTGTTACCAG GTGAAGTGCAGAGGGAATGAAGCGTGCTCAGGCAAACCTGTGAGGGTAGTGATCACTGATCTGTGTCCTGAATGTGAAGCCGCACATTTTGATTTGAGTGGTGCTGCTTTTGGTGCAATGGCAGTTCCAGGGCAAGGCAATCAGCTACGCAATGCTGGCAAAATAGTCATTGAATACAGCAA GGTTGAATGCGAGTATCGCGGCATGTCAATAGCTTTTCGTGTGGACTCTGGATCGAACCAAGAATATTTTGCAGTGATGGTTGAATACGAGGAGGGAGATGGTGAACTTGACAAGGTTGAACTGAAGGAAGAATCTGCAGGATCATGGATTCCCATGCAAAAATCTTGGGGTGCAGTTTGGAAATTTAACAAAGGGTCACCACTGAGAGCACCATTATCTATCAAGCTAACCAACTTTAGGTCTAGGAAGACTGTTGTGGCTAGCAATGTCATCCCTCATGGTTGGACACCTGGTCATACTTATAGATCAAATGTTAATTTTTGA
- the LOC137829443 gene encoding F-box/kelch-repeat protein At3g23880-like: MSSSSQCSTLLPEEVMMEILSRVPVKDLVRFRCTSKWMNHLVLDRAFVKLHLQRCSKNTNILLTIGNYESNETMYCATSLSLQSFLQHPSSTIGHSHRFNRNYNVLGVCNGLVCLQDSHYGFDGQELCVRFWNPSTRLMSEDSPRLRIPSNDFGYPFQFGFGYDDWSDTYQVVLCDNKSQKMEVSVHSLGDSCWRNVLSCNALVTLSLYGAYVCGTVNWLAVPKFDYAFQWKNVSMNELIIFSYDVKNEKCNYLSVPDVDCEVTPEVPVIEVLKGCLCLNHRQGTQLRVWTMREFGVAKSWTPLLNINYEDLNIHVLHGMPTTPVILCVSENDNVLLRGSYDTAEFIMYNKKDNKILRYEVFEDNDFYCFSYDYVHSLVLPYGN; this comes from the coding sequence atgtcttcatcatCTCAATGTTCTACACTTCTTCCTGAAGAAGTGATGATGGAGATTTTGTCAAGAGTTCCAGTGAAGGATCTCGTGCGATTCAGGTGCACTTCAAAATGGATGAACCACCTCGTCTTAGATCGTGCATTTGTTAAACTGCACCTTCAAAGGTGTTCCAAAAACACTAATATCTTATTAACCATTGGAAACTACGAGAGTAATGAAACCATGTATTGTGCGACATCACTTTCTTTACAAAGTTTTCTTCAACATCCATCATCCACCATTGGTCATTCTCATCGATTCAACCGCAATTACAATGTCTTGGGTGTATGCAACGGCTTGGTTTGCTTGCAAGATTCTCACTATGGATTTGATGGTCAAGAATTATGTGTCCGGTTTTGGAATCCATCCACAAGGCTAATGAGCGAAGATTCCCCTCGCCTGCGCATTCCTTCCAATGATTTTGGCTACCCGTTTCAATTCGGGTTTGGCTACGATGATTGGAGTGACACTTACCAAGTTGTTTTGTGTGATAATAAATCACAAAAAATGGAGGTTAGTGTTCATTCTTTAGGTGACAGTTGTTGGCGAAATGTCTTAAGTTGTAATGCTTTGGTCACGTTGAGTCTTTATGGAGCTTATGTGTGTGGTACTGTAAACTGGTTAGCTGTTCCTAAATTCGATTATGCTTTTCAATGGAAAAATGTTAGCATGAATgagttaataatattttcttacgATGTGAAGAATGAGAAATGCAATTATTTGTCCGTGCCTGATGTTGATTGTGAAGTGACCCCTGAGGTGCCTGTGATTGAGGTTTTGAAGGGATGTTTGTGTCTTAATCATCGTCAAGGGACACAGCTTCGTGTTTGGACAATGAGAGAGTTTGGAGTTGCAAAATCGTGGACACCGTTGCTGAATATAAATTATGAAGATCTTAACATTCATGTTCTTCATGGCATGCCAACTACTCCAGTGATTTTGTGCGTATCTGAGAATGATAATGTTCTATTGCGTGGAAGCTATGATACTGCAGAATTTATTATGTACAATAAGAAAGATAATAAGATACTTCGTTATGAAGTTTTCGAGGACAATGACTTTTATTGTTTCTCATATGATTATGTTCACAGCTTGGTTTTGCCATATGGAAATTAA
- the LOC137829445 gene encoding F-box/kelch-repeat protein At3g23880-like: MSSSSQCCAVFPEELMIEILSRVSVKDLMRYRCISKWMNHLVLDHSHYVDDCEDFWVRFWNPSTRLMSEDSPCVRFPSDDSFIFGFGFGYDDWSDTYQVVFLDNKSEKMEVSVHSLGDSCWRNVLSCDALETLSLYGVYVCGTINWLALPKSESGFDYGWRDVTMNEIKILSYDVKNEKCNYLSMPDFHCEVPHDEPVIQVFKGCLCLSHRQGTQLFVCTMREFGVAKSWTPLLNINYEDLDIHVLHGMPTIPMILCISENDDVLLLGSYNSAEFFLYNKKDNRIDR, encoded by the exons atgtcttcatcatCTCAATGTTGTGCAGTTTTTCCTGAAGAACTGATGATAGAGATTTTGTCAAGGGTTTCAGTGAAGGATCTCATGCGATACAGGTGCATTTCAAAATGGATGAACCACCTCGTTTTAGATC ATTCTCACTATGTAGATGATTGTGAAGACTTCTGGGTCCGATTTTGGAATCCATCCACAAGGCTAATGAGCGAAGATTCTCCATGCGTGCGCTTTCCTTCCGATGATTCGTTTATATTCGGGTTTGGGTTTGGCTACGATGATTGGAGTGACACTTATCAAGTTGTATTTTTGGATAATAAATCAGAGAAAATGGAGGTTAGTGTTCATTCTTTAGGTGACAGTTGTTGGAGAAATGTCTTAAGTTGTGATGCTTTGGAGACGTTGAGTCTTTATGGAGTTTATGTGTGTGGTACTATAAACTGGTTAGCACTTCCCAAATCcgaatctggttttgattatgGATGGAGAGATGTTACCatgaatgaaataaaaatattatcttatgATGTGAAGAATGAGAAATGCAATTATTTGTCCATGCCTGATTTTCATTGTGAAGTGCCCCATGATGAGCCTGTGATTCAGGTTTTCAAGGGATGTTTGTGTCTTTCTCATCGTCAAGGGACACAGCTTTTTGTTTGCACAATGAGAGAGTTTGGAGTTGCAAAATCGTGGACACCGTTGCTGAATATAAATTATGAAGATCTTGATATTCATGTTCTTCATGGCATGCCTACTATTCCAATGATTTTGTGCATATCTGAGAATGATGATGTTCTGCTGCTTGGAAGCTATAATAGTGCTGAATTCTTTCTGTACAATAAGAAAGATAATAGGATAGATCGATAA
- the LOC137830409 gene encoding uncharacterized protein At2g38710 isoform X2 — protein sequence MVSANQEMVVFCFDTLVAHYNNQEPPPPAFDQAHHPLFVTWKKVVNGGDPRLRGCIGTLEARSLINGLKDYALTSALRDRRFPPIQANELPLLECTVSLLTDYEAAKNYLDWEIEKHGIIIEFSDPVYCTRRSATYLPEVAANEGWTKIEAIDSLIRKSGYNGPITDELRKDLQLTRYQSTLFTMNYREYVSYVKERRGEAPILAAAKSPN from the exons ATGGTGTCGGCGAACCAGGAGATGGTTGTTTTCTGCTTCGACACCCTCGTCGCTCACTACAACAACCAGGAACCTCCTCCTCCTGCTTTCGATCAGGCTCACCA TCCATTGTTTGTTACATGGAAGAAAGTTGTGAATGGAGGAGATCCTCGACTTCGAGGATGCATTGGAACTCTGGAAGCACGCAGCTTGATCAATGGGCTCAAAGATTATGCACTGACCAG TGCCCTCAGGGACCGAAGGTTTCCACCCATACAGGCTAATGAGTTGCCGTTATTGGAGTGTACAGTGTCTCTTCTTACTGACTATGAAGCTGCTAAAAATTACCTAGATTGGGAG ATAGAAAAGCATGGTATAATTATTGAATTTTCCGATCCTGTCTATTGCACAAGGCGAAGTGCCACATACCTGCCTGAAGTGGCTGCCAATGAAG GTTGGACAAAAATAGAGGCCATTGATTCTTTGATACGTAAATCAGGGTACAATGGTCCAATAACCGATGAACTTAGGAAGGATTTACAGCTAACCAGATACCAAAGCACCTTATTTACCATGAACTATAGGGAATACGTCTCCTATGTGAAGGAGAGAAGAGGTGAAGCTCCTATTCTTGCAGCAGCTAAATCACCTAACTAA
- the LOC137830409 gene encoding uncharacterized protein At2g38710 isoform X1, whose amino-acid sequence MVSANQEMVVFCFDTLVAHYNNQEPPPPAFDQAHHPLFVTWKKVVNGGDPRLRGCIGTLEARSLINGLKDYALTSALRDRRFPPIQANELPLLECTVSLLTDYEAAKNYLDWETASVCLQIEKHGIIIEFSDPVYCTRRSATYLPEVAANEGWTKIEAIDSLIRKSGYNGPITDELRKDLQLTRYQSTLFTMNYREYVSYVKERRGEAPILAAAKSPN is encoded by the exons ATGGTGTCGGCGAACCAGGAGATGGTTGTTTTCTGCTTCGACACCCTCGTCGCTCACTACAACAACCAGGAACCTCCTCCTCCTGCTTTCGATCAGGCTCACCA TCCATTGTTTGTTACATGGAAGAAAGTTGTGAATGGAGGAGATCCTCGACTTCGAGGATGCATTGGAACTCTGGAAGCACGCAGCTTGATCAATGGGCTCAAAGATTATGCACTGACCAG TGCCCTCAGGGACCGAAGGTTTCCACCCATACAGGCTAATGAGTTGCCGTTATTGGAGTGTACAGTGTCTCTTCTTACTGACTATGAAGCTGCTAAAAATTACCTAGATTGGGAG ACTGCATCAGTTTGTTTGCAGATAGAAAAGCATGGTATAATTATTGAATTTTCCGATCCTGTCTATTGCACAAGGCGAAGTGCCACATACCTGCCTGAAGTGGCTGCCAATGAAG GTTGGACAAAAATAGAGGCCATTGATTCTTTGATACGTAAATCAGGGTACAATGGTCCAATAACCGATGAACTTAGGAAGGATTTACAGCTAACCAGATACCAAAGCACCTTATTTACCATGAACTATAGGGAATACGTCTCCTATGTGAAGGAGAGAAGAGGTGAAGCTCCTATTCTTGCAGCAGCTAAATCACCTAACTAA